A single Larimichthys crocea isolate SSNF chromosome VIII, L_crocea_2.0, whole genome shotgun sequence DNA region contains:
- the dmxl2 gene encoding dmX-like protein 2 isoform X7 — MHLHQVLTGAVNPGDCCYSVGSVNDIPFTAYGSGCDVVILASDFECVQIIPGAQNGNIQVGCVECSHQLGRIAASYGNTVCIFEPLSTNPNKRHKQLNYQWQKTGQFFLDAITYNLAWDPQGNRILAATERLQLWAPPLTDALIEEEDGQMTDDKPHPVLNDWNCVWQCKTAASVHVAKWSPDGEYFATVGKDDCLLKVWYPTTGWRSAVVVQDLSDKKPPPVNFSFVYLAHPRSVTGMSWRKTSKFMAKGSVCNVLLTSCEDGVCRLWSETLLPEDSLLGGQISENTHSFSSSLPGLAGNKDKIQHALESIHHLKHLRRGRRRSSALVAHSELLPSQLGTQDAHTHRHIAHHANALCHFHISASINPNTDIPPVLADSAVFNPDDGSGGGGFVVHWLNNKDLSFTSSMDLFMLQLRKFSEQQLEQTTEDPLDPEGSPLKFDFDLDEMSDKASSEHGEEGEPGEQGSTKASSPGSSSSMPLPSMLLERKMETLTTEWNKSPDMLFTIHPADGSFLVWHVKYLDEFNQGIFRQVQVSFSSRIPVAFPTGDANSLSKNILMYACTLSEGESSGAGDQGRMVQRMSRSASASAGLGSPTLASSPNPRPGISPAVMMVSKHVDGSLNQWAVTFAERSAFSNVLTVSHKFRYCGHRFHLNDQACHTVLPLLLTSSHHNALLTPPSAPGSLEGEQPPTIPLPKGLTSRKQLRNAATRTFHDPNAIYSELILWRVDHIGPLSCTGGVSELARINSLHTSAFSNVAWLPTLVPSSVLGTYCNSASACFVASDGKNLRLYQAVVDARKLLDELSDPETSKLVGEVFNIVSQQSTARPGCIIELDVITNQCGANTQLLHVFQEDFILGYKPQKEPEAYTPAFPPGGDYLPAPFSEKFFLVVIEKDLNRNSVLQMWHLHLKSVQACVDEPSPDYSFQSQLMVPNQVVNADSSPETSPIRPLPRSASTANLQSASKLILSSKLVYSKRLDLPHGVEVTRATPSAGHLSSSSIYPVCLAPYLIVTACSDSRVRFWHCAVECDDGYSKDDQDNLVYRWEPWALMNEEEDNNSAVGVYGRPVAVSCSYIGRLAVAFKKPRQGQLLGSEKDFSMHVSIYECESTGGSEWVLEQTLHLDDFTRPSSTLDPRVSVDSNLFVYSRSDLYMSRDHSSPNIKHYVHLDWLSKEDGSHILTVGVGSNILMYGRISGMVNEQTSSKEGVAVITLPLGGSIKQGIRSRWILLRSVDLLSSVDGTPSLPVSLSWVRDGILVVGMDCEMHVYAQWHQDKKPGEGEEGNLSSADIAGGQTANSVFEGRARSKSVFEGSAAVDEALRAPAGLQEGGLFEAAHSLSPTLPQYHPTQLLELMDLGKVRRAKAILAHLVKCIAGEVAVVRDVEAGEGGARRHLSRTISVTGSTAKDTIVAGRDGGRDYTEINSIPPLPLYSLMLADLDTSYKGAEEAAKGAKVADGEGAQKSTEDQYSDLFQVPTVTTDDFVNFATDKPEKKSRVINLSQYGPTYFGPEHAQVLSSHLMHSSLPGLTRLEQMFLVALADTVATTSAEVAGSTDQQYSGAEALDECGLRYLLAMRLHTCLLTSLPPLYRMQLLHQGLSTCHFAWAFHSEAEEELLNMIPAMQRGDPQWSELRAVGVGWWIRNINTLRKMVEKLGKAAFQRHNDPLDAALFYLAMKKKAVLWGLFRSQHDEKMTQFFKNNFTEDRWRKAALKNAFSLLGKQRFEQSAAFFLLAGSLKDAIEVLLEKMEDLQLAMIVARLYEADFENSSTCQGLLYEKVLGCNRDGSGYHCSRLHPDPFLRSIAYWIMKDYTQALDTLLERIPKEDDENPDVMVKSCNPVVFSFYNYLRTHPLIIRRHFANPEGTAATVGLTAEKSSADEINLIERKLFFTTANAHFKVGCPVLALEVLSKIPKVTKKSGSSPLSKASSKANLNSSQPLENGTQGGVDWGFPAAPAQAWGGNDSTGGLDWSQPVVKVEDDGLKLDWGNDNEDDEDEDDGLTMKKPEAETKADGGSESSGSKLQRENSQGESEVDVIAEQLKFRACLKILMTELRTLATGFEVDGGKLRFQLYSWLEKEIAAMHKICNYKVEGKEEDSEVERWGERTASVDISDEALEHIEAGAYERHQMERRRLQAKQQHSERRKAWLRKNQALLRVFLSYCSLHGAKGGGVTSVRMELLFLLQESQQELTVKQLQSPLPLPTTLPLLSACIAPTKTVIANPVLHLSNHIHDILHTITLMDAPPHPDFMDDRVNTLHTLAASLSACIYQALCDSHSYSSQTEANQFTGMVYQGLLLSERKRLRTESIEEHITPNSAPAQWPGVSSLISLMTSAREEDQPRLNVLLCEAVVAVYLALLIHGLGTHSSNELFRLAAHPLNNRVWAAVFGGGAKVIIKPKRPEAPPATAGPSKECSETKAEQPDPQTKTESETKPVAPPQPPAEDVDRYRRRFNMRMLVPGRPVKETPATPPPVPTERPAYREKFIPPELSMWDYFVAKPFLPLSDSNALCDSDESGAEDDEDDDDAFLSDTQITEHSDPNSYSWTLIRLVMVKLAQHNVKNFLPLTGLDFAELPVTSPLSNAMLKTLENWEQLLQERMNKFDGPPPNYINTYPTDLSAGGGPAILRHKAMLEPDNTPFKTKNHLSFPARRLWHFLVKQEVLQETLIRYIFTKKRKQSESVENHMDRISPNCIAGASSPYKVEADLGYPGGKAKIIHKESDIIMAFAINKANSNEIVLASTHDVQEVDVSSLVAVQPYTWIGEDFDKESRSSDDIDHRSSHTNIAQASSAPFAPPQMPVSASMPWLGSGQTSMGASVIMKRNLNNVKRMTSHPIYQYYMTGAQDGSVRMFEWNRPQQLICFRQAGNARVTRLYFNSQGNKCGVADGEGFLSLWQVNQTSSNPKPYLSWQCHTKTCGDFAFITSSSLIATAGQSNDNRNVCLWDTLISPSNTMVHAFPCHENGATVLQYAPKQQLLITGGRKGFVCVFDIRQRQLLHTFQAHDSAIKALALDAFEDFFVTGSAEGNMKVWKLAGHGLMHSFSTEHAKQSIFRNIGAGVMQVETRPGNRIFTCGADGTLKMRVLPDRYNIPSSLVDVL; from the exons gcCTATGGCTCAGGTTGTGATGTGGTGATCTTGGCTAGTGACTTTGAGTGTGTGCAGATTATCCCGGGAGCTCAGAATGGAAACATACAGGTGGGCTGCGTGGAGTGCTCTCACCAGCTTGGCAGG ATCGCTGCGTCCTACGGAAACACAGTATGCATCTTTGAACCTCTTTCTACCAACCCAAACAAACGCCACAAG CAGCTTAACTATCAGTGGCAAAAGACAGGACAGTTCTTCCTCGATGCCATCACCTACAACCTGGCCTGGGACCCACAAG GGAACCGTATCCTAGCAGCAACCGAGCGCCTCCAGCTGTGGGCGCCGCCACTGACAGATGCCCTGATAGAGGAGGAAGATGGGCAGATGACTGATGATAAGCCCCACCCTGTCCTCAATGACTGGAACTGTGTCTGGCAGTGCAA GACTGCTGCATCTGTCCATGTTGCCAAGTGGTCTCCTGACGGGGAGTACTTTGCAACAGTTGGGAAG GATGACTGTTTACTCAAGGTGTGGTATCCCACCACGGGCTGGAGGTCTGCGGTGGTCGTTCAGGACCTCTCTGATAAAAAACCTCCTCCCGTTAACTTCTCATTTGTTTACCTGGCACATCCTCGCTCGGTCACTGGCATGTCCTGGAGGAAGACCAGCAAATTCATGGCCAA GGGTTCAGTTTGCAATGTATTGCTGACATCCTGCGAGGATGGTGTGTGTAGGTTGTGGTCAGAGACCCTGCTGCCAGAAGACAGCCTGCTTGGAGGACAGATCTCCGAGAACACACACTCCTTCAGCTCCAGCCTGCCAGGCCTGGCAGGCAATAAGGACAAGATCCAGCATGCTCTGGAG TCAATCCACCACCTGAAGCATCTGCGCCGAGGCCGGCGACGGTCCTCCGCTCTGGTGGCACACAGTGAGCTGCTGCCCTCTCAGCTCGGCACACAGGACGCACACACTCACCGCCACATCGCTCATCATGCCAATGCCCTGTGTCACTTCCACATCTCAGCCAGTATTAACCCCAACACAG ATATCCCACCAGTGCTGGCTGATTCTGCAGTGTTCAACCCAGATGATGGCAGTGGTGGTGGAGGCTTTGTGGTTCACTGGCTCAACAATAAAGACCTCAGCTTCACTTCTTCCATGGACCTATTTATGCTGCAGCTCCGTAAGTTCTCTGaacagcagctggagcagaCCACTGAGGACCCCCTGGACCCTGAAGGATCCCCTCTGAAGTTTGACTTTG ACCTGGATGAGATGTCTGACAAAGCCTCCTCGGAGCACGGTGAGGAGGGCGAGCCAGGGGAGCAGGGTAGCACCAAGGCCTCCTCCCCTGGTTCCAGCTCCAGCATGCCTTTGCCCTCCATGCTGctggagaggaagatggagacaTTGACCACAGAGTGGAACAAGAGCCCAGATATGCTGTTCACCATCCACCCTGCCGATGGATCGTTCCTGGTTTGGCATGTGAAGTACTTGGATGAATTCAACCAAGGCATCTTCAGGCAGGTGCAG GTGTCCTTCTCCTCTCGTATTCCAGTGGCATTTCCTACCGGTGATGCCAACTCgttgagtaaaaacattctgaTGTACGCCTGCACTCTGTCTGAAGGTGAGAGTTCCGGGGCAGGGGACCAGGGGAGGATGGTCCAACGTATGTCCCGCTCTGCTTCGGCCTCAGCAGGGCTGGGATCACCCACCCTGGCCTCCTCTCCCAACCCTCGGCCTGGCatcagtcctgctgtcatgatGGTGTCCAAGCATGTTGATGGATCTCTCAATCAG TGGGCAGTGACATTTGCTGAGCGTTCTGCCTTCTCCAACGTATTGACCGTATCTCACAAGTTCCGGTACTGCGGCCACCGCTTTCATCTGAATGACCAAGCCTGCCACACagtgctgccactgctgctgacCTCCTCTCACCATAATGCTCTGCTCACCCCTCCGTCGGCCCCTGGCAGCCTGGAAGGAGAGCAGCCCCCTACCATTCCCCTACCAAAGGGTCTTACCAG CAGGAAGCAGCTTCGTAACGCAGCTACAAGGACCTTCCATGACCCCAACGCCATCTATAGTGAGCTGATCTTGTGGAGGGTGGACCACATTGGACCCCTGTCCTGCACTGGAGGGGTCTCCGAACTCGCCCGTATCAACTCCTTGCACACCTCTGCCTTCAGCAATGTTGCTTGGCTACCTACACTAGTACCCAGCTCTGTACTCG GAACTTACTGTAACAGTGCCAGCGCCTGCTTCGTGGCATCAGATGGTAAAAACCTGCGTCTCTATCAAGCCGTGGTGGATGCCAGAAAACTGCTGGATGAGCTGTCAGATCCTGAAACGTCT AAACTGGTGGGCGAAGTGTTTAACATTGTCAGCCAGCAGTCCACTGCCAGACCTGGATGTATCATAGAGTTGGACGTCATTACAAACCAG TGTGGCGCCAACACCCAGCTGCTGCATGTCTTCCAAGAGGACTTCATTCTAGGTTACAAGCCCCAGAAAGAGCCAGAAGCATACACACCAGCCTTTCCACCTGGTGGAG ATTACCTACCTGCCCCATTCTCTGAGAAGTTCTTCCTGGTGGTCATAGAAAAGGATCTCAACAGGAactctgtgctgcagatgtgGCACCTACACCTCAAGTCTGTGCAGGCCTGTGTTG ATGAGCCGAGCCCAGATTATAGCTTCCAAAGCCAGCTAATGGTTCCCAATCAAGTTGTGAATGCCGACTCGTCTCCGGAGACCTCTCCTATCAGACCCCTGCCACGGTCAGCCTCTACAGCCAATTTACAATCAGCAAGCAAACTCATCCTCAGCTCCAAGCTGGTGTACAGCAAGCGTCTCGACCTGCCCCACGGGGTGGAGGTTACCAGGGCCACCCCCTCTGCAG GTCATTTAAGTTCCTCCTCTATCTACCCTGTGTGCCTGGCTCCATACTTGATTGTTACTGCCTGCTCTGACTCTCGCGTGCGGTTCTGGCACTGTGCTGTGGAGTGCGATGATGGGTATAGCAAAGATGATCAAGACAATCTTGTGTACCGCTGGGAGCCCTGGGCCCTGATgaatgaggaggaagacaaCAACAGTGCTGTGGGTGTGTATGGACGGCCTGTAGCTGTGTCCTGCTCCTACATCGGCAGGCTGGCCGTGGCGTTTAAAAAGCCACGACAAGGACAG CTGCTGGGTTCTGAAAAGGACTTCTCTATGCACGTGTCCATTTATGAGTGTGAGTCCACCGGGGGCTCAGAGTGGGTTTTAGAGCAAACTCTCCACCTGGATGACTTCACCCGCCCCTCGTCAACCCTAGATCCAAGAGTCAGCGTGGACTCCAACCTCTTTGTCTACAGCAG GTCTGACCTGTACATGAGCAGGGACCATAGCTCCCCCAACATTAAGCACTACGTCCACCTGGACTGGCTGTCAAAGGAGGATGGTTCTCACATTCTCACCGTGGGAGTTGGATCCAACATTCTCATGTACGGTCGTATCTCCGGAATGGTCAATGAGCAGACTAGCAGCAAGGAGGGGGTGGCTGTTATCACCCTTCCTCTAGGGGGCAGTATCAAACAGGGGATCCGCTCCCGCTGGATCCTGCTTCGGTCGGTGGACCTCTTGTCCTCCGTAGACGGCACACCATCTCTGCCAGTCTCCCTTTCCTGGGTGAGGGATGGCATCCTGGTGGTGGGTATGGACTGTGAGATGCACGTGTATGCCCAGTGGCATCAGGACAAGAAGCCTGGCGAAGGGGAGGAGGGCAACCTATCATCCGCAGACATTGCTGGAGGTCAAACCGCAAACTCTGTCTTTGAAGGAAGAGCCAGGTCTAAAAGTGTGTTTGAAGGGAGCGCCGCAGTGGACGAGGCCCTTCGTGCCCCAGCAGGACTTCAGGAAGGTGGACTGTTTGAGGCGGCTCACTCCCTGTCTCCGACTCTACCCCAGTACCATCCCACCCAGCTGCTAGAACTCATGGACCTGGGCAAGGTTCGGCGTGCCAAG gccATCCTTGCTCACCTGGTGAAGTGTATTGCCGGGGAAGTTGCTGTTGTGAGAGATGTGGAGGCAGGTGAGGGCGGTGCCAGGAGACATCTGTCCCGGACCATCAGTGTGACTGGCAGCACAGCAAAAGACACCATTGTGGCTGGCCGCGATGGGGGCAGGGACTACACAGAAATCAACTCCATCCCTCCGTTGCCCCTGTATTCCCTCATGTTGGCTGACCTAGATACCTCATACAAAGGAGCGGAAGAGGCTGCTAAGGGAGCTAAGGTGGCCGACGGCGAGGGAGCCCAGAAGTCCACAGAGGACCAGTATTCTGACCTCTTCCAG GTGCCAACAGTTACCACAGATGACTTTGTGAACTTTGCCACCGACAAACCAGAGAAGAAGTCTCGAGTTATCAATCTCTCTCAATATGGACCTACGTACTTTGGACCAGAGCATGCTCAG GTATTATCCAGTCACCTTATGCACTCCAGCCTGCCAGGATTGACCAGACTAGAGCAGATGTTCTTGGTGGCCTTGGCTGATACTGTTGCAACAACCAGTGCAGAGGTTGCCGGCTCCACTGATCAACAGTACTCAG GTGCCGAGGCCCTCGATGAGTGCGGACTGAGGTACCTGCTGGCCATGCGTCTTCATACCTGCCTGCTCACCTCTCTACCCCCCCTCTACCGCATGCAGCTGCTCCACCAGG GCCTATCAACATGCCACTTTGCATGGGCCTTCCACTCTGAGGCGGAAGAAGAGCTGCTGAACATGATCCCAGCCATGCAGAGAGGCGATCCACAATGGTCTGAGCTCAGAGCTGTCGGAGTGGGTTGGTGGATACGCAACATCAACACTCTGAGGAAAATGGTGGAGAAG TTAGGTAAAGCTGCGTTCCAGAGACACAACGACCCTTTAGATGCTGCTTTGTTCTACTTGGCCATGAAGAAGAAAGCTGTCCTGTGGGGGCTCTTCAG gtCTCAGCATGATGAGAAGATGACTCAGTTCTTCAAGAACAACTTCACTGAGGACCGCTGGAGGAAGGCAGCTCTGAAAAATGCTTTCTCCCTGCTGGGAAAGCAGCGCTTTGAACAGTCCGCTGCCTTCTTCCTCCTGGCTGGATCTCTCAAAGACGCCATAGAG GTGTTGTTGGAGAAAATGGAAGATCTCCAGCTCGCCATGATAGTAGCAAGGCTGTATGAGGCGGACTTTGAGAATTCATCCACCTGCCAAGGCCTCCTTTATGAGAAGGTCCTGGGCTGTAACAGGGACGGAAGTGGTTACCACTGTTCCAGACTTCACCCTGACCCATTCCTCCGCAGCATAGCTTACTGGATCATGAAGGATTACACCCAAGCCCTGGACACACTGTTGGAGCGAATCCCCAAAGAGGATGATGAGAACCCTG ATGTGATGGTGAAATCGTGCAACCCGGTGGTGTTCAGTTTCTATAACTACCTGAGGACACACCCTTTGATCATCCGTCGGCACTTTGCAAATCCAGAGGGCACAGCAGCAACCGTGGGCCTCACTGCCGAGAAGAGCAGCGCAGATGAGATCAATCTTATAGAGCGCAAACTGTTCTTTACCACTGCCAACGCACACTTCAAG GTGGGATGCCCTGTTCTGGCTCTGGAAGTTCTCTCCAAGATTCCCAAAGTTACCAAGAAATCTGGCTCCTCGCCTCTCAGCAAAGCTTCATCCAAGGCCAACTTGAACTCGAGTCAACCCCTGGAAAATGGCACCCAGGGAGGTGTGGACTGGGGCTTCCCAGCAGCCCCCGCCCAAGCCTGGGGAGGAAATGATAGCACAGGTGGATTGGATTGGAGTCAGCCTGTGGTCAAGGTGGAGGATGACGGGTTAAAGCTGGACTGGGGAAATGacaatgaagatgatgaagatgaggatgatggTCTGACCATGAAGAAACCAGAGGCTGAAACCAAAGCAGACGGAGGTTCAGAGAGCAGTGGCTCCAAACTACAGAGAGAGAACTCACAG GGCGAGTCAGAGGTTGACGTGATAGCAGAGCAGCTGAAGTTCCGCGCCTGTCTGAAGATCCTGATGACAGAGCTGCGTACTCTAGCCACAGGCTTTGAGGTGGATGGAGGGAAGCTCCGCTTTCAGCTCTACAGTTGGCTGGAGAAAGAGATCGCAGCCATGCACAAGATCTGCAACTACAAG gtggaggggaaggaggaggattCAGAGGTGGAGCGCTGGGGAGAGCGTACAGCATCAGTTGACATATCAGACGAGGCCTTGGAGCATATAGAGGCCGGGGCCTACGAGCGCCACCAGATGGAACGACGCCGTCTTCAAGCCAAGCAGCAGCACTCTGAGAGGCGCAAGGCATGGCTGAGGAAGAACCAGGCCCTGCTGAGGGTGTTTCTGTCCTACTGCAGCCTTCACGGAGCCAAGGGGGGAGGAGTCACCTCAGTTCGAATGGAGCTTCTGTTCCTTTTGCAGGAGAGCCAGCAG GAACTCACAGTTAAGCAGCTGCagtctcctctgcctctgcccACCACACTGCCTCTGCTATCCGCCTGCATTGCCCCCACAAAGACAGTTATAGCTAACCCCGTTCTCCACCTCAGCAACCACATTCACGACATCCTCCACACCATCACCCTCATGGATGCCCCGCCACACCCTGACTTCATGGATGATCGG GTAAATACTCTGCACACGCTAGCAGCATCTCTGTCTGCTTGCATCTATCAAGCACTGTGTGACAGCCACAGCTACAG CAGCCAGACAGAAGCCAACCAGTTTACAGGCATGGTGTACCAGGGCCTGCTGCTCAGTGAGAGGAAACGACTCCGCACAGAAAGCATTGAAGAGCACATAACTCCCAACTCCGCTCCTGCACAGTGGCCAG GTGTGTCGTCCCTGATTTCTCTGATGACCTCTGCCAGAGAGGAGGACCAGCCGAGGCTCAACGTGCTGCTATGCGAAGCGGTCGTGGCCGTTTATCTCGCGCTGCTCATCCATGGCCTGGGCACTCACAGCAGCAATGAACTCTTCCGCCTGGCAGCACATCCCCTCAACAACCGTGTGTGGGCAGCCGTCTTTGGGGGAGGGGCCAAAGTCATTATTAAGCCAAAGAGACCCGAGGCCCCACCAG CAACAGCTGGGCCTAGCAAGGAGTGTTCAGAGACCAAGGCTGAGCAGCCAGATCCTCAGACTAAAACTGAATCTGAGACTAAACCAG TAGCTCCACCCCAGCCCCCAGCGGAGGATGTGGATCGATACAGACGTAGGTTCAACATGAGGATGCTTGTTCCTGGACGCCCTGTAAAGGAGACACCAGCCACCCCGCCTCCTGTGCCCACAGAGAGACCCGCATACAGGGAGAAGTTCATTCCCCCAGAGCTGAGCATGTGGGACTACTTTGTGGCCAAA CCCTTCCTACCACTGTCAGACAGCAACGCTCTGTGTGACTCAGACGAAAGCGGTGcggaggatgatgaagatgacgacGACGCCTTCCTTTCTGACACCCAGATAACAGAGCACTCTGATCCTAACTCCTACAG CTGGACGCTGATCCGTCTCGTTATGGTGAAACTGGCTCAGCACAACGTAAAGAACTTCCTCCCTCTCACTGGCCTCGACTTCGCAG agCTGCCGGTCACCTCTCCTCTCAGCAACGCTATGTTAAAGACTTTAGAGAATTGGGAGCAGCTCCTGCAAGAGCGAATGAACAAGTTTGACGGCCCGCCTCCCAACTACATCAACACTTACCCTACTGACCTTAGCGCAGGAGGGGGCCCCGCCATACTCCGACACAAGGCCATGCTGGAGCCAGACAACACACCCTTCAA GACAAAGAACCACCTGTCCTTTCCAGCCCGGCGTCTTTGGCACTTCCTGGTCAAACAGGAAGTTCTTCAGGAGACTTTGATCCGTTACATTTTTACTAAGAAAAGGAAGCAGAGCGAG tCTGTAGAGAACCATATGGACCGTATAAGCCCAAACTGCATAGCAGGAGCTAGCAGTCCCTATAAG GTGGAGGCAGATCTGGGCTACCCAGGAGGCAAAGCTAAAATCATTCACAAGGAGTCTGATATAATCATGGCATTTGCCATCAATAAG gCTAACTCCAATGAGATAGTGTTGGCCTCCACTCATGACGTTCAGGAGGTGGACGTGTCCAGTCTGGTTGCTGTCCAGCCCTACACCTGGATAGGGGAAGACTTTGATAAGGAGTCGCGCAG ctctGATGACATAGACCACCGTTCTTCTCATACCAACATTGCCCAGGCCAGCTCTGCCCCCTTTGCACCACCGCAGATGCCGGTCTCTGCATCCATGCCATGGCTCGGCAGTGGGCAGACCAGCATGGGAGCCAGCGTG aTTATGAAGAGAAATCTAAATAATGTGAAGAGAATGACATCCCATCCCATCTATCAGTATT aCATGACGGGGGCTCAGGACGGTAGTGTGAGAATGTTTGAATGGAACAGACCTCAGCAGCTCATTTGCTTCAGACAAGCAGGCAACGCTCGAGTCACCCGCCTCTATTTTAACTCTCAAGGCAATAAG TGTGGAGTTGCTGACGGAGAGGGCTTCCTCAGTCTCTGGCAGGTCAACCAGACATCCTCCAACCCCAAACCCTACCTG AGTTGGCAGTGTCACACTAAGACTTGTGGCGATTTTGCCTTCATCACGTCCTCCAGCCTCATCGCCACAGCTGGACAGTCCAATGATAACAG AAATGTTTGCCTGTGGGATACTCTGATTTCACCTAGCAATACCATGGTCCATG CGTTCCCCTGCCATGAGAACGGGGCCACTGTGCTGCAGTACGCTCctaaacagcagctgctgatcACTGGGGGCAGAAAGGGCTTTGTGTGCGTGTTCGACATCCGCCAGAGGCAGCTGCTCCACACTTTCCAGGCCCATGACTCAGCCATCAAGGCGCTTGCACTGGATGCCTTTGAGGACTTCTTCGTTACTGGCTCCGCTGAGGGCAACATGAAG gtttGGAAGTTAGCCGGCCACGGGCTCATGCATTCTTTCAGCACCGAGCATGCCAAGCAGTCCATCTTCCGTAACATTGGCGCCGGTGTCATGCAGGTGGAGACGCGGCCCGGTAATCGCATCTTCACCTGCGGAGCTGACGGAACCCTGAAGATGAGGGTCCTCCCCGACCGCTACAATATCCCCAGCAGCTTGGTCGACGTCCTGTAA